One Salmo trutta chromosome 26, fSalTru1.1, whole genome shotgun sequence DNA window includes the following coding sequences:
- the LOC115163024 gene encoding protein YIF1B-like: MDMDYTATQSGFTQYPKLRMRNTSKDRTDPSQLFDDTSAAPGVEPAGFPGQGVGAMGYPGQTLLSDPMSNLAMAYGSSLASQGKDLVDKNLDRFLPISKLKYYFAVDTVYVGKKLGLLVFPYMHQNWEVSYQQDTPVAPRFDINAPDLYIPAMGFITYILVSGLALGTQNRFTPEILGMQASSALVWLIMEVLAILLSLYLVTVNTDLTTIDLVAFSGYKYVGMIVGVVAGLLFGRTGYYLTLLWCCISIFIFMIRTLRLKLLSEAAAQGVLVHGARNQLRMYLTMSIAAAQPIFMYWLTYHLVG, from the exons ATGGACATGGATTACACAGCAACCCAAAGTGGGTTCACACAGT ATCCCAAATTGAGGATGAGGAACACGTCAAAGGACAGGACAGATCCCAGCCAGCTGTTTGACGACACCAGCGCAGCGCCAGGGGTGGAGCCCGCTGGGTTCCCGGGCCAGGGTGTTGGGGCGATGGGTTACCCCGGCCAGACCCTCCTCTCAGACCCCATGTCCAACTTGGCCATGGCGTACGGAAGCAGCCTGGCCAGCCAGGGCAAAGACTTGGTAGACAAAAAT CTGGATCGTTTCCTCCCCATCTCCAAATTGAAATATTACTTTGCTGTGGACACAGTTTACGTGGGCAAGAAACTCGGACTGCTAGTCTTCCCCTACATGCACCAG aaCTGGGAAGTGAGCTACCAACAGGACACCCCAGTGGCTCCACGCTTTGATATCAATGCTCCTGACTTGTACATTCCAG CAATGGGTTTCATCACGTACATCCTGGTGTCTGGGTTAGCACTTGGAACACAAAACAG GTTTACCCCTGAGATCCTGGGCATGCAGGCCAGCTCGGCCCTGGTGTGGCTCATCATGGAGGTGCTGGCTATCCTCCTCAGTCTCTACCTGGTCACAGTCAACACAGACCTCACCACCATCGACCTTGTGGCCTTCTCCGGATACAAATATGTGGG GATGATTGTAGGGGTCGTGGCAGGGTTACTATTTGGTCGAACGGGGTATTACCTAACGCTGCTATGGTGCTGTATATCCATCTTCATCTTCATG ATCCGCACGTTGAGACTAAAGCTCCTGTCTGAGGCAGCAGCCCAAGGCGTGTTGGTCCACGGGGCCAGGAACCAGCTGAGGATGTACCTGACCATGTCCATCGCAGCCGCCCAGCCCATATTCATGTACTGGTTGACCTATCACCTGGTCGGGTAA